One window of Populus nigra chromosome 5, ddPopNigr1.1, whole genome shotgun sequence genomic DNA carries:
- the LOC133695174 gene encoding bifunctional aspartate aminotransferase and glutamate/aspartate-prephenate aminotransferase-like has protein sequence MAASTSSISRLGFRHRQPLGTNPGSHSQPSGSVSFHSGSHCFYFKPLEATRQSQLSRVSVLVKAESRSEEMQVDISLSPRVTAVKPSKTVAITDQATALAQAGVPVIRLAAGEPDFDTPAVIAEAGINAIREGHTRYTPNAGTQELRVAICQKLKEENGISYKPEQVLVSNGAKQSIYQAILAVCSPGDEVIIPAPFWVSYPEMARLADATPVILPTSISENFLLDPKQLESKLNEKSRLLILCSPSNPTGSVYPKKLLEEIAKIVAKHPRLLVLSDEIYEHIIYAPATHTSFASLPGMWERTLTVNGFSKAFAMTGWRLGYLAGPKHFVAACNKIQSQFTSGASSISQKAGVAALGLGYAGGEAVSTMVKAFRERRDFLIKSFGEMEGVGLSEPLGAFYLFIDFSSYYGAEVEGFGKIDDSDALCRYLLDQAQVALVPGVAFGDDSCIRISYAASLTTLQAAVERIKKALLPLKSAVPV, from the exons ATGGCTGCTTCAACTTCAAGCATTTCCCGTCTTGGTTTTAGACACCGCCAGCCTCTCGGAACCAATCCGGGTTCCCACTCTCAACCCTCCGGATCTGTCTCTTTCCATTCTGGGTCTCACTGTTTCTACTTCAA ACCATTGGAGGCTACTAGACAATCACAGTTGTCTAGAGTAAGTGTACTGGTGAAGGCAGAAAGTAGGTCTGAGGAGATGCAAGTCGATATTTCTTTGAGTCCAAGGGTGACTGCTGTAAAACCTTCAAAGACTGTGGCCATAACTGACCAGGCGACTGCGCTTGCACAAGCTGGAGTCCCTGTTATTCGCCTGGCTGCTGGAGAGCCTGATTTTGATACGCCAGCTGTAATAGCAGAG GCTGGTATAAATGCTATTCGTGAAGGTCACACAAGGTACACTCCAAATGCTGGTACACAGGAGCTTCGAGTTGCAATTTGTCAGAAGTTGAAgg AGGAGAATGGTATATCTTATAAACCTGAACAAGTTTTAGTAAGCAATGGGGCCAAGCAGAGTATATATCAAGCAATACTTGCAGTTTGCTCTCCTGGCGATGAG GTTATAATTCCAGCACCATTTTGGGTGAGTTATCCAGAAATGGCAAGGCTGGCTGATGCAACCCCGGTGATTCTTCCAACATCAATCTCTGAGAATTTTCTCTTGGACCCAAAGCAGCTTGAATCAAAACTGAATGAAAAGTCAAGGCTGCTGATTCTTTGCTCTCCATCTAACCCAACAGGATCAGTTTATCCTAAGAAATTGCTTGAAGAGATTGCAAAAATTGTAGCAAAACATCCTAGGCTTCTG GTCTTGTCTGATGAGATATATGAACACATAATATATGCACCTGCTACTCACACAAGCTTTGCATCTTTGCCTGGCATGTGGGAAAGGACTTTGACAGTGAATGGATTTTCTAAG GCCTTTGCAATGACTGGTTGGAGACTTGGGTACCTTGCCGGCCCTAAGCACTTTGTTGCTGCATGTAATAAGATACAGAGCCAG TTTACCTCAGGTGCCAGCAGCATATCGCAAAAGGCAGGAGTTGCAGCATTAGGACTAGGCTATGCTGGTGGGGAAGCAGTGTCCACCATGGTGAAAGCATTTAGGGAGCGGAGAGATTTCTTGATTAAAAGCTTTGGAGAAATGGAAGGTGTTGGGTTGTCGGAACCTCTG GGAgcattttatcttttcattgaTTTCAGCTCGTACTATGGAGCAGAGGTTGAAGGGTTTGGTAAAATTGACGACTCTGATGCCCTTTGCCGTTACCTGCTTGATCAGGCCCAG GTTGCATTAGTCCCAGGGGTTGCATTTGGAGATGACAGCTGTATACGTATATCCTATGCAGCTTCTCTGACCACCCTACAGGCAGCTGTAGAGAGAATTAAGAAAGCGCTTCTCCCACTCAAGTCTGCCGTCCCTGTTTAA
- the LOC133695176 gene encoding protein NEN4: protein MEASSPVCTPEIVFFDLETTVPNKAGQRFWVLEFGAIIVCPRKLVELDSYSTLIRPKDLSAVALKSARCDGITREAVANAPAFEEVADKIFTILNGRIWAGHNIQRFDCVRIKEAFAEIGRPAPMPVGMFDSLGVLTEKFGRRAGNMKMATLATYFGLGQQKHRSLEDVRMNLEVLKHCAAVLFVESSLPSVMNGKWHNPSTMVTRSRSNGKLVFREENSRKSPPTTLGYQRAVPYTRGRLGEMTEGVRKLLCKAQETKSLNNILKHSHSLFR, encoded by the exons ATGGAGGCCTCCAGTCCTGTATGCACACCAGAGATTGTGTTCTTCGACTTAGAAACAACGGTGCCCAATAAAGCTGGACAACGGTTCTGGGTACTGGAGTTTGGTGCAATAATAGTTTGTCCACGGAAACTTGTTGAGCTAGATAGTTATAGCACACTCATAAGACCTAAGGACTTGTCTGCTGTTGCATTGAAGTCTGCTCGATGTGATGGGATAACTCGTGAAGCTGTTGCAAATGCACCTGCATTCGAGGAAGTTGCTGACAAAATATTTACCATTTTGAACGGTAGAATATGGGCTGGACATAACATCCAAAGATTTGACTGCGTCCGAATTAAGGAGGCATTTGCAGAGATTGGTCGGCCTGCACCAATGCCTGTTGGAATGTTTGATTCTTTAGGAGTTCTGACGGAAAAATTTGGCAGAAGAGCTGGTAACATGAAG ATGGCAACTTTGGCTACTTATTTTGGGCTCGGCCAGCAAAAACACAG GAGTCTTGAAGATGTGCGTATGAACTTGGAGGTCTTGAAGCATTGCGCAGCAGTTTTATTCGTG GAATCAAGCCTTCCAAGTGTAATGAATGGCAAATGGCACAACCCTTCGACAATGGTAACTCGAAGCAGAAGTAATGGAAAACTTGTGTTTAGGGAAGAAAATAGCAGAAAATCTCCTCCAACTACTCTTGGATACCAAAGAGCAGTTCCCTATACAAGGGGAAGGTTGGGAGAG ATGACAGAAGGAGTGAGAAAATTGCTTTGTAAAGCCCAGGAGACAAAATCTCTTAACAACATACTCAAGCATTCACATTCTTTGTTCAGATGA
- the LOC133694436 gene encoding sulfate transporter 2.1-like → MASSAIETDGQEILDLEKNRQAEKAQWVFNAPEPPSLWRELMDSARETVLPRGKRFPYLKDKDGLFKTVISVLQAMFPIFSWCRHYNAKKLRNDLLAGLTLASLCIPQGIGYATLAKLDPQYGLYTSVIPPLIYAVMGTSRDIAIGPVAVVSLLMSSMVPKLEDPEANPIAYGNLVLTTTFFAGIFQAAFGLFRLGFLVDFLSHAAIVGFVSGAAIVIGHQQMKGLLGIAHFTNKTAVISVMQAIWRSIHLYWNPHNFILGCSFLSFIILTRFVGKRNRKLFWLPATAPLISVVLSTLLVYLTRADKHGVIIIKHIKKGLNPGSIHELQFNNPHIGEVAKTGLIVAVIAITEATEVGRSFASIKGYRINGNQEMVAFGFMNILGSFTSCYVATGSFSRSAVNFSAGCETAMSNIVMAITVIISLELLTRLLYFTPIAVRSAIILSALPGLVDPHEAYYIWKVDKLDFLVCIRAFFGVLFASVEIGLLAAVIISFVKIIIFSIRPGTEELGRLPGTDIFCDVNQYPMAVKNSKALIIRVKSGLLCFANAIFVKEKIMKWATEEEENDSQGKRTVQVVILDMSNLMNIDMSGIASLLELQNNLASGGMELAITNPKWQVIHKLRLANFVTEMGGRVFLTVGEAVDACLGAKMAAV, encoded by the exons ATGGCTTCTTCGGCCATTGAAACAGATGGTCAAGAAATCCTTGACCTTGAGAAAAATAGGCAGGCTGAAAAGGCTCAGTGGGTGTTCAATGCCCCTGAGCCACCTAGCCTGTGGCGAGAGCTCATGGATTCCGCCAGAGAAACTGTTTTGCCTCGTGGCAAGAGATTTCCATATCTCAAGGACAAGGATGGCCTTTTCAAGACAGTTATTTCAGTCCTGCAGGCAATGTTTCCTATCTTTAGTTGGTGCCGGCACTACAACGCAAAAAAACTCAGGAACGATCTATTGGCGGGTCTGACTCTCGCTAGTCTCTGCATTCCTCAG GGTATTGGATATGCAACTCTGGCGAAGCTTGATCCTCAATATGGCCTCT ATACAAGTGTAATTCCACCTCTCATTTATGCTGTAATGGGAACTTCAAGGGACATAGCAATTGGACCAGTGGCTGTGGTTTCACTGCTTATGTCTTCGATGGTTCCGAAACTAGAAGACCCTGAGGCTAATCCAATTGCCTACGGAAATCTTGTTCTTACCACAACCTTTTTTGCAGGAATTTTTCAAGCTGCATTTGGACTATTTAG GCTGGGTTTCCTTGTGGATTTTCTCTCCCATGCTGCAATTGTTGGGTTTGTGTCAGGGGCAGCCATTGTCATCGGTCATCAACAAATGAAAGGACTACTTGGGATTGCTCATTTCACAAATAAGACTGCTGTTATCTCTGTAATGCAAGCTATTTGGAGATCAATTCATCTTTAT TGGAATCCGCATAATTTTATACTCGGATGCTCATTCTtaagttttattatattaacCAGATTTGTG GGTAAAAGGAATAGGAAACTCTTCTGGCTGCCTGCAACTGCTCCTTTGATTTCTGTTGTTCTCTCAACTCTTCTAGTTTATCTGACCAGAGCTGATAAACATGGggtaattattataaaacacattaaaaaggGCTTAAACCCAGGCTCAATCCATGAGTTGCAGTTCAATAACCCACACATCGGAGAAGTTGCTAAAACTGGACTTATAGTCGCTGTCATTGCGATCACT GAAGCAACTGAAGTAGGCCGATCTTTTGCATCCATAAAAGGATACCGCATCAATGGAAACCAAGAAATGGTGGCCTTTGGATTTATGAACATTCTGGGGTCTTTCACTTCTTGTTATGTAGCAACTG GTTCATTCTCGCGCAGTGCTGTAAATTTCAGTGCTGGATGTGAAACTGCTATGTCAAATATTGTGATGGCCATTACTGTGATCATATCTCTGGAATTGCTCACAAGGCTTTTGTACTTTACTCCCATCGCAGTCCGTTCTGCAATCATTCTTTCTGCTTTACCTGGGCTCGTTGACCCTCATGAAGCATACTATATATGGAAGGTTGATAAGCTAGATTTTCTTGTTTGTATTCGGGCCTTCTTTGGGGTATTATTTGCATCGGTGGAGATCGGTCTTCTAGCTGCG gtgataatatcttttgtGAAGATCATTATATTCTCAATCAGACCAGGCACAGAAGAACTTGGAAGACTCCCTGGAACTGACATTTTTTGTGATGTCAATCAATATCCTATGGCTGTTAAGAATTCCAAGGCTCTCATAATCCGTGTTAAGTCTGGTTTGCTCTGTTTTGCAAATGCCATCTTTGTCAAAGAAAA GATCATGAAATGGGCAACGGAAGAGGAAGAGAACGACAGTCAAGGGAAAAGGACTGTTCAAGTTGTGATTCTTGACATGTCCA ATTTAATGAACATTGATATGTCGGGAATAGCTTCCCTGTTGGAATTGCAAAACAATCTTGCCTCAGGTGGAATGGAG CTAGCCATAACAAACCCTAAGTGGCAAGTGATTCACAAGCTAAGGTTAGCCAACTTTGTGACGGAAATGGGAGGAAGGGTCTTCTTGACAGTCGGAGAAGCTGTGGATGCGTGTCTGGGCGCCAAAATGGCTGCTGTTTAA
- the LOC133694853 gene encoding chaperone protein dnaJ 20, chloroplastic-like encodes MVQKTRSRQKSYKHKTNICKNEVAFRKKINFYEVLSLGSHNAGFDEIKKAYRSMALQYHPDVCTPSAREESTKRFVELQKAYETLSDPVSRTMHDYELGLVNSGGFAFEGMPLEDRKNRFPREVWERQLHGLQQRSYARMERRNNKYMQS; translated from the coding sequence ATGGTTCAGAAAACAAGGTCAAGGCAAAAATCCTATAAGCACAAGACAAACATATGCAAGAATGAAGTAGCATTTCGGAAAAAGATAAACTTTTATGAAGTTCTTTCTCTTGGATCACATAATGCAGGGTTTGATGAGATCAAGAAAGCTTATAGAAGCATGGCTCTACAATACCACCCAGATGTATGTACTCCATCAGCAAGAGAAGAGTCCACAAAGAGGTTTGTTGAGCTTCAAAAGGCTTATGAGACATTGTCTGACCCGGTTTCTCGTACAATGCATGATTATGAGTTGGGCTTGGTTAATTCTGGAGGATTTGCATTTGAAGGGATGCCGTTGGAGGATAGGAAGAACAGGTTTCCAAGGGAAGTGTGGGAAAGGCAACTGCATGGATTGCAGCAACGATCATATGCCCGAATGGAGAGGAGGaacaataaatacatgcaaAGTTAG